The genomic DNA TAAAATGTACTAAAAGTTGGTGGACATTTCTTAAAAACCTTGGGAAAAGGTTATTGCTCTTGATCTTGTAGTGAATTTTACAAATTAATACCAAGCTATCCTAAAGGTGAACAATGGCGCCCATAGGctgaaaataataataatcaCAGAAATGTTTTTGTGAGACTCATTTCTTTTAATTTCAAAGGAAATAATCCAAATCATGTAAATTAATTTCAGTTACAAATTATTAGAAATGATAGGATTATTAAAACACACGAGCCTTTCTTCCATTCATCAGTTCCAtttatttcgataaaatttcAAGATAAACTAAATCGGCTTCTTCGTGCATGCCATCATCCGTAGCCATCTCCAACAAGCTGTATTCTATACTTCAATAAtgtcaacaaaaataaataacaaGAAAAATGGTCTAGAAATTGAAGTCCCAGCCGGCAGCTGGCCTTTATTTCTCTCCTCAACCTCCTATTTTTGTCACTTCCGTTCTTGTTTCCCGGCGTTTCATGGAGACTAATTAAGCTAAGCCAAACTGTTGGATCCATTCATTGCTTGAAAACCGCATCACCTTCAGGTTTCTGCACCACGAAGAACCCATTCTTTGCCCCGCCATTGTCCAGCACCGAGAGCTCTAGATCCTTGGTTGCAATTGCGTCGCGGTGGCGTTGACCGAGCCGCGTGCATGCGTACGTGAGCAGCGTGCACGACGCAGGCTAGTGCGCGTCCACGCCGTCGCGCCGTGTCCCGCCGGCGATGGGATGCGCAACCTCCGTCGAGGCGCGGCACGACATGGTCTGGGTCGGCGCCGAGCCCCGGGCGCGCCGGAGCTTCTCGCTGCCCTCCGTCGACCGGCAGCGGCTGCGGTCGAAGGCCGTGTCGATGCTGGGCACCCTCGGCCTCGCCGGCAGCGCCCGGCACTCCGGCTCGTACAAGTACGCGACCCTCTCGGTGGAGGAGATGATGAAGGGCGGCAACGACCGCGCCAAGGACGATGCGCTCcccggcgagggcgcggcgaaGCGGCTCGCGAAGCcccggacgccgacgccgcccaaCGAGCCCGAGGTGATCAACGCGTGGGAGTTGATGGCAGGGCTCGAGGACgacgccgcgcccacgccgcgcgccgTGCACCAGAGCTTGTCGTTCGACGAGTCGCTGCACGGGTGCGTCGTGGCggagccgccgcagccgcagtgGATGCAGGCTGACATGGACATGCCACCCGTCGCCTTGGACTTTGATCCGGAGATACTGTCCGGATTCCGGGAGGCTCTAGAAGAtacgccgccgtcgcagccTACAGTTAACTCATCCGCGGAGGACGAGACACCAAGGCAGCAGAAGTGCTTTGACACGCCAATGTCACCGGCCACCGGCGACATGCCGGAGCTTTCCGGCATCGTCCGTGCCCGCATCAACGCGTTCCAAGAGAAGATCGAACGGCGGCGAAGCAAGGGCCGCGACGCCAAGGTGTCGCCCCTGTGGCCGCCGGGAGGCGAGCGGAAGGCGGTGGTGTACTTCACGAGCCTCCGCGGCGTGCGCAAGACGTTCGTGGACTGCTGCGCCGTGCGCAGCATCCTGCGCAGCTACGGCGTGCGCGTGGACGAGCGCGACGTCTCCATGCACGCCGTCTTCAAGGCCGAGCTCGCGGAGCTCCTCGGCCAGGGCTTCGCCGGCGCCACGCTGCCGCGGGTGTTCGTCGACGGGCAGTACAttggcggcgcggaggacgtGCAGTACCTGCACGAGGCGGGCGAGCTCGGGAGCGCCCTGGACGGGTGCGAGGCCGCGCCCCAGCGGAAGCTCGGGTACATGGAGGCGTGCGCCGCCTGCGGCGACGTCCGGTTCGTGCCGTGCGAGACGTGCTACGGCAGCTGCAAGATCTTCGTCGAGGATGACGACGCCGGCGACAGGTATCACGACGTCGGCGAGTTCCGGCGGTGCCCCGACTGCAATGAGAACGGCCTCGTCAGATGCCCCGTGTGTTGCTGCTGATGCTTGTACGTTGCCTGCTGTGGTAGATTAGTTGTTTATTTTTTTCGGGATtagttgagttttttttttcgaaagggGATTAGCTGTTTATTTGTCTCTGCTTTTTGTAGTTAGTACAGTGTGAAGAGCATTATATGACAGATTTGATAGGATCCTTACAACTCTTTGTGCCTTTACTGTCTTCATGTATGGAAATAAACGAATTTCAACAGAAACTGCTCTTGCTGTTGATGATCATGTAATTGTAATACGGCCGAATCAGAGAGAATCATCCTGATGAGGCTTCAGAAGCATTCGTAAAATGAAACATTGTCAAGGGAGGAATGATACTCTACCTGTAGGATCCAGTCCTCCAGATTACAGATTTCTCTAGCTGCAGTCAACTGAAAGTTGCCTTTTGTTCAGAAACGGAACAATGTTTAATGGCTGCAGAGATTGTTAATAGACAAAATGAAATATGCACAACATCTGATGACCGGAACATATAGTAGATAAACAAATGAGAGACATTCACCAATACGAACATAAAGTCAAAGGAATTCGGCCAGCAATGCAAGGGAAGACAGGACTTATCAGAAAGGATATGAAATGAGCAGAAGTCACAAACATGAGTGCATGACTGCACGATCACAAACATGACTGGTCACAAACATGTTCGTCTCCTTTTACAATACTGTTGTCTGTTATAATATACATTGAACAACATTTGAAGCATCATATTTCGGTGTTGTCCACATGTTTAATAACTGAAAGGATGCATTGATTGTTTATTTTCACTTAACTCTGCCTACCATGAGCAGCCAAATCTGCTGCCGCCTTGGCAGCCCTAGTAAGAGCGTCAGACACCATCATGGCTCCTGCAGAGAAGTAGCTGCTAGTGACGATGCTGTTCGCCACCTTAACTGCTGTTCTTCCGGTGGCAGTCGCAACAGTCTTCGTCGTCTCAGATACGCGGTATGTCTCGTCCACTGATCGCATTGCACCAACACCAGCATTGATTGCACTAACACCAGCATTGACCCTATCAGTTAAACCAATTCTCTTACTCAGCTCTGCGGCCTTGGCTGCAGCTGATGCTGTTAAACCACGGGACTCATCGAAGGCTCTAGCCTTAGCCAAAGCATCCTTGCTTAGCACGTATCCCTTTGCTAGCATCGTCTTCACAACATCTTGAGCCACTGTCAAAGCTTCCTGTGGAGTAGTGTTCAACTGGCACGCTTGGTAGTTCTGTTCATAAAATCAATGTCAGCCCCTACATTTGGGAATTGAGGAGAGTGAACTGCTGTTTAGACATCAAATAGGATTATTTTGAGTAGACTAGTTTATCTTAAAATAGCCAAGCATGAGTGTTTCCTTCTTTTTTCCCCCCTCTCGGTTGTTATTACTGTCCATCTCTACAGTGTGAAAACCACATTCCAACTTATCCTTCACATAAATGAAATAAGCATAACCAGGTGCATTGGTCAGTTACATGGCACATGAAGTTATAATTTATATCACCATTTGTGCAAAAGAGCGTCTAAGCTTATCACCACCAACTATGCCACGACAAGCTTCTCTAAAATCAACATGATTGGTATGACACAAATGTGTGTGATTAGAGATAAATTGGTTGTCTCAAGGCACAAATTAATGatatcttcaaaaaaaaaaattcccttGACGTACTTATACTATTTTAACTAATAACTATGGGAAAATTGGTAGAATGAGAGATGCATACCCTGTATTCGATTTCCTCCTCAACCTCCCAACTTGGCCTGTCCCAGAAATTAAAAGTCTCCTCAGGTTGTCCCCAATAAGTTATGCATACTGGCTGATCCACAATAGTAGCCCCCTGTCGAAGATGGTGAAGTATTGTCAAGGGCACAACCACAAAAACAAGGTAATTGCTACTTGCTAGTTGCTACCCAGGAGACATGTAGGCAAAGCATTGATAAAAGTGGCCGGCAAAGAAACATATGGGCATATGGCAAGCTTCCAGATCACTCAAAAGTGAAGCAGAAAAAGGATTATATCAAACTGAAAGGATGGGGTTTACTGCCCAAAGATGTATACACAATCTTGACTGACACTGCACATTTGTTACTGGTAACATTTTACAGTTCTAAGGACCTAACCCACCCCTACTAATCTTACATATGACATTTACTTGCAGTTGATGTCTAGGACAGCAAGGTAAAATTATTTGTGTACATCAAGCTTTGGGGCTCTTTGGTATAAACAAATTTGAGAGAAACTTAATCTGAAAGAAAAATTCATCTGAATGGTGCATGCACTAAAGAAAGATTCAGGAAGTGTCTTGTGTTATAGGAAAGTTAATTTCTCAGTAAATCAACCGAGGGAACATGAAGCAGTCATAACAAATAGACACATCAAGATAGGAATCAGACACGTCAAGAAAATGGACCATTTAATTCTGTGGAGAACGTTGTTGTCCAACAAAAAAAACTTACACTAAGCAATGCTGCAGTTTCCAGGGCATAGCGTTCCTTGAATGTCACATAAGCAGTAGAGCCGTATTCTCCCGCTCTGTAAAATTAACTCATCATGAAATAGATGACCGTGATATGTCATtaaacaaaattttgaattgTGAGATCATGATACAATAAGCACGGTGAATTCAAACAACTGTTCAGTGAGTGTATATCAAATAACTGAATGcaatggtttttttttttggaccaAATGCTTTTTGACTGGCATGTTTGAATGGATAGAACATGTCGCAGGTAACAATTATCCTTTTTTATAAGAAATTTTGATATGTCTGCAGTGGCCTCATGGGCGCTCATAGCATGTTGTACTAAGACTCCTTTCtacttaatacaaagatacgcagctctcctgcgcattcgaggaaaaaaagaaaatttaatATGTCATTTGTCTAGTATGAAAAATGGGCGAGATACATTAGATTTGCTTTCTCTGagaaaaataaagtaaaaaagAATCACCTGATAAGTTCTATATGCTCAATAGGACCAGAGAACGAAAAGAACTCATGAAGATCGCTTTCAGATACCCTGTTAGAGAGGTTAGTGACTTGTACTGTGTACCCTGTTTCACTCATGATtctggaggtcatcaaacagaAAAGAACATTAGTATTTCCTGTGATACAAATGTGAAATTCGACAACCGTGGTAGTTTCAGACTCAAATCAGTATATTACATAATATCAATAGAAGCATGAAGAAGTTTTAGCTTGTGTATCTCATAGGAAAGAACCTTTTTCTTAACCTTATTGTATCCTATCTGTCTGTCCTAAAGAATAGTTAAGTGTTTGGTCTCCTTCAAATAGTTAAGTGTTGCGTGGCAATCAATACTAATGAAAAAAAAGGGATATGTCATACATCCATCAGCTGGCCCACTCAAAAGTCCATCTTTCTATTAGAAACTTTATTATAAAAAACTAAGTGATAGCATCACCAGTACATTGACACATATATTATACAGTGTAATGAAAACCATATACAAGCACAAGGTGACCTGCTGCACCTTAACATTGTATacattctcttctctttttttcttttcggcTGGGGATCGAGTGTGAATTTCACTGTGATCGCCTTATGCTACATGGCCATTGACAGAAGGGAAACCACTCTCGTTCTTAATTATTTGGTTCTATGAAACTGAACTTGTTATAAGAGGCTAGCAAGGAAAAAAATCTGATCACAAGATCAATGCTGAGGCAAGATTGGTTCCCTAAATAGCCCATAAACAAGGAAGGCATAAACAATAAGATGTGACAGTTACCTATGAAAGGGATTAGCACCACCTTGGTACCGTCTTGACTGGTGTACTTCCTGCTAACAGGGAAAGCCTGAAATAGGAGAACATTGTTACATTGATTAATCAAACACCACTGCAGGAGCAGCATCAATTAAGTGAACTTGCAACCCATCAATGCAACAGCATTTCAGTAAACCTACTACACCAAAATATTAAGACATGTTCCCTTCTGATACCACTTATTTTTTCAGAACTTAACCACTCGCCATATTTTACTGCCCAAAGTCCCTAAACATTCATTCAGCACTCTCTAGAACCTCAGCCACTAAACTATGCACCCAAGACCAACAGATATTCACATTTTTCCTGCAAATATTGGTAGCACTAGCACACGAATATGCAACGGAAACTAAATTGAACAGGTCTGAAGGAAATTCGGGGACAAGCTAATTCGATACAGAGAGGGGATATCGAAGTATATCACAAACAACCTAGAAAACGATACAATATCCACACAATCCCATCAATCATTCAATCTAGGCTCGCCGGTAACAAGCAGAAACAGAAATCCCAGTCCCCCCGCGGCAAATCACCAGAGAGCTAACTAGAAATGAAGCAAGTATCTCGCGATTAAGTGGGGGGAAACGAGCTCAGGAGACCTTACCCTGCTCGGACACGCCCCCTACTTCCCCTCAATCCGGGTAGGCTTGACGATCCTTCTAACAACCAGCACCCGCACTCCAACCACCGCACAAGCGCAGAGACGGGGCGGTAGTGGCCAGGCCGAGCCAGTCCAAAGCGCCGGAACCCGTCGGGGCGGCATTTTAGTAGCGTGTGGGACACGGGAGCGACCTCGATCTCCCACCTAACTGAAGCAAGCAACTTCCGCCCACGCGCGCGGTCACCGGGATTCCCGTCGGCAGTTGGGCGGAGAGGCGACGGggagggtggggaagggccGTGGTGCTCTCGTCTTCTCGAGATTGGGGCCAGTGTGgagtgagttttttttttttttttgaggggggcCAGTGTGGAGTGAGTGGATTGGCTCGGCTGGTAGTGGTTTCATGGACCATGGTTTGGGCTCCCGCGTTTGGACTGTGTGTGCCCCCGTCGGTGCGCGGCGGCACTGGGCTGGGAAAGGGCTTTTACTGGGCCGAAAGACGTGTCGCGCATTCGTCTCTGGGCTGGGCAGCGGATGGGCTTCGATTACATGGGCTCGTCGGAGCAAAATACCGTTGAGCATATATGAAGAGTCTTCCAAAAAAGCACGGTTTATATTCATAATGTTCAAGTACTATAGAAACCAAGGACATGTACAGTTATGGCAGTTGAGGGGTCAGTGGTCGTGCCTAAAGGAGCCCCTTGAGCATCTCACAAGTCATAACCCCTTTTTACAGAGCATCTGACCATGTTTACCATTGTTTTTCCAGCAATCCATAGAAAATCTGTGCTAATTAAGCACCCCAGCTATTTCACATATGTCCCAGGGAACAACCAAATACTATTTGATAATCTCATTATAACTGACGGCAATGCAAATGCAATATGATCCATCGTATTAATTCCATGTAAAATCTCTGAATTAACATTAGATCTTCAATGCAAAGGCAGCAAAGCATCATCACACCATTGTTTTACTCAGCTTCATTCCAATGGACACATGATAAACATATGGGTAGTAAGAACACGATAATGCCGCTATCCCTTTCTAACTCTCAGAAATCAAATTAAAGCAAACCGTTCAGTACATTATCACTGTCAGACTCCACTTCCGGCAACTTAGCTGCCAGCTCTTTCCTTGGCTTAGGGTGAGAGTCCCTTGGCATGCATTTCCTCGTCATATATACTTCCTAGCCAAATCCACCATACCTTTAATTTGCTGCGATGCATCAATAAAGCGCATTGTATGCAAACGCATCCGGGCTAATAAGACGACCCTGCTCTTCCATTGCCTTCCACACAGTGAACACGGAGTTCTTAAAAAGGAGAGAGATCAAGTAGATGAGCATGAATGTAGCTCAATGATAGAGCATCCAGTACAGGTGCCACCCACCAGGGTTTGAATTCTAGGTGCTGCACAGTAAAAATCTCCTTTTCTAGCGTACCCAGGgttccggggggggggggggggggctaccCCAGAATTTTTTTTCCCGTGACGGCCATTTCCGTCAGGAAAAGTATCAAAAAACGTCAGGAAAGACTTTCCGTGACGGTTACCGTCAGGGATGTTCCGCCAGTAATAGACTGTCAGGGAAAGTGGATTAGGGAAACCCGTCACGGACCATTCCCTGACGGTTATTCCTGTCAGGAAAAACCTTCTCCGTCGGTTCTCTCTTTTATGCCACGAAAGACATTTCCTGTCAGTCATGCCACCGTCAGGGAAGGTTCAAACTTTACCTGACGGGTACAGTACCGCCAAGGAAGGTTCCAACTTTCCCTTTCAGTGAACCACCGTCAGGGAAACCTTGTTTTAGTTGATTATCAAAACTCATTAAACTATTCGAATCATAACTAATCCTTTGAACACACACCAGCCAGCCTTAAATGTTAGGCTCAATTGTCTGATACATAAATCATTCGAGTTCATACATTGGATAGTTCAATGGTCAAATCTCAAGCTACAAACTAAAAAAATCATTCAAGCTACATTCAAAATACACCAGTCAGACCTTGGTATGCAACTAACATTCTAAATACAGCAGGCAGACCCTGGCATGCAACTAACATATAGGAAATAGAAGTTTAGTAATTACTATACTTCCTACAAGCCCTTCGACAGTTATACAGTAGCTGCTACACCTCCATTCATCTCCATATCCTACAATAAAAACAAGTAAAAGAATAGCAATTCATGAGAAATCTtgttaaatataacaaattaaGACCTACACATGCCATTACTTAAACTCAGGAAGCAAAATAGGTTCTCCACTTACAATTTTAGGATTTGTCATCTCAATTACAAATATATGGACACGAAGCATCCCCCCACCACTTTAATTACTAATGTAGGGAACTATAAATTTCAGATCACTGCTATGACCATTTTGATATGCACACGTTCTAAATTGTGTGAAAAAATTAGTCTTACACAGTAAGGTTGTGACATTGTG from Panicum virgatum strain AP13 chromosome 7N, P.virgatum_v5, whole genome shotgun sequence includes the following:
- the LOC120681573 gene encoding uncharacterized protein At3g28850-like, encoding MGCATSVEARHDMVWVGAEPRARRSFSLPSVDRQRLRSKAVSMLGTLGLAGSARHSGSYKYATLSVEEMMKGGNDRAKDDALPGEGAAKRLAKPRTPTPPNEPEVINAWELMAGLEDDAAPTPRAVHQSLSFDESLHGCVVAEPPQPQWMQADMDMPPVALDFDPEILSGFREALEDTPPSQPTVNSSAEDETPRQQKCFDTPMSPATGDMPELSGIVRARINAFQEKIERRRSKGRDAKVSPLWPPGGERKAVVYFTSLRGVRKTFVDCCAVRSILRSYGVRVDERDVSMHAVFKAELAELLGQGFAGATLPRVFVDGQYIGGAEDVQYLHEAGELGSALDGCEAAPQRKLGYMEACAACGDVRFVPCETCYGSCKIFVEDDDAGDRYHDVGEFRRCPDCNENGLVRCPVCCC
- the LOC120682322 gene encoding binding partner of ACD11 1-like isoform X2, producing the protein MTSRIMSETGYTVQVTNLSNRVSESDLHEFFSFSGPIEHIELIRAGEYGSTAYVTFKERYALETAALLSGATIVDQPVCITYWGQPEETFNFWDRPSWEVEEEIEYRNYQACQLNTTPQEALTVAQDVVKTMLAKGYVLSKDALAKARAFDESRGLTASAAAKAAELSKRIGLTDRVNAGVSAINAGVGAMRSVDETYRVSETTKTVATATGRTAVKVANSIVTSSYFSAGAMMVSDALTRAAKAAADLAAHGRQS
- the LOC120682322 gene encoding binding partner of ACD11 1-like isoform X1 → MSETGYTVQVTNLSNRVSESDLHEFFSFSGPIEHIELIRAGEYGSTAYVTFKERYALETAALLSGATIVDQPVCITYWGQPEETFNFWDRPSWEVEEEIEYRNYQACQLNTTPQEALTVAQDVVKTMLAKGYVLSKDALAKARAFDESRGLTASAAAKAAELSKRIGLTDRVNAGVSAINAGVGAMRSVDETYRVSETTKTVATATGRTAVKVANSIVTSSYFSAGAMMVSDALTRAAKAAADLAAHGRQS